From the genome of Geothrix sp. 21YS21S-4, one region includes:
- a CDS encoding OmpP1/FadL family transporter encodes MPLSARLVPAALFAAALSAQTPIGSLIAEQSRSAFTVEGAGARAMGLGGAFIAVADDATAVSFNPAGLAQLLDPEVSFVARGLQRNVSYEDFETRGRRRALAVSDALASSTRFDPLFVSATAPVRVAGRNLVVQLSVQRAIALGEHDDRTLQETPEADSGSLPARLTQGINQSGQIDLYSVAVAYELSQRVLFGVGYNQWRGRWDVSSASLRTSPARETAVDFHQSSALDGDNFNVGLIWRWPTWSVGLVRRTGFHADYTFATQVTANLPGLDVATPPIRTGLHWPAATGAGLALRPAERWLVTADVTHTLWASARYMSASPGLNGLSFFDLDRETRTPNVTTAHVGVEHLWITGGNAIVPLRAGLSREPQPLVDTITGEQRVIYRASLGSGFKRGRTGVDLAYRYGWSTRRASQFLEVDQLLSRTPPTSVGMERIREHRLDVSFIHTFDRGPVDRALRYLFVGD; translated from the coding sequence GCTGATCGCCGAGCAGTCCCGGAGCGCCTTCACGGTGGAGGGCGCCGGGGCGCGGGCCATGGGCCTGGGCGGCGCCTTCATCGCCGTGGCGGACGACGCGACGGCGGTGTCGTTCAATCCCGCCGGGCTGGCCCAGCTCCTGGATCCCGAAGTGAGCTTCGTGGCCCGGGGCCTCCAGCGGAACGTGTCCTACGAGGACTTCGAGACCCGCGGCCGCCGGCGGGCGCTCGCCGTGTCCGACGCCCTGGCGAGCAGCACGCGCTTCGACCCCCTGTTCGTCTCGGCCACGGCGCCGGTGCGGGTGGCGGGGCGGAACCTGGTGGTCCAGCTCTCCGTCCAGCGCGCCATCGCCCTCGGTGAACACGACGACCGCACCCTCCAGGAGACCCCGGAGGCCGACAGCGGCAGCCTTCCCGCGCGGCTCACCCAGGGCATCAACCAGTCCGGCCAGATCGACCTCTACTCCGTCGCCGTGGCCTACGAACTGTCCCAGCGCGTGCTCTTCGGCGTGGGCTACAACCAGTGGCGCGGCCGGTGGGACGTCTCCTCCGCCAGCCTTCGCACCTCTCCCGCCCGGGAAACCGCCGTGGACTTCCACCAGTCCAGCGCCCTCGACGGCGACAACTTCAACGTGGGGCTCATCTGGCGCTGGCCCACCTGGAGCGTGGGCCTGGTGAGGCGGACGGGCTTCCACGCCGACTACACCTTCGCCACCCAGGTGACCGCCAACCTGCCCGGCCTGGACGTCGCCACGCCCCCCATCCGGACGGGGCTCCACTGGCCCGCGGCCACGGGCGCGGGACTGGCCCTCCGGCCCGCGGAGCGGTGGCTGGTCACCGCGGACGTCACGCACACCCTGTGGGCCAGCGCCCGCTACATGTCCGCTTCGCCGGGCCTGAACGGGCTCAGCTTCTTCGACCTGGACCGGGAGACCCGCACCCCGAACGTCACCACCGCCCACGTGGGCGTGGAGCACCTGTGGATCACCGGCGGGAACGCCATCGTTCCCCTGCGCGCGGGCCTCAGCCGCGAGCCCCAGCCCCTGGTGGACACCATCACCGGCGAGCAGCGCGTGATCTACCGCGCCTCCCTGGGCAGCGGGTTCAAGCGGGGCCGGACCGGCGTGGACCTGGCCTACCGCTACGGCTGGTCCACCCGCCGCGCCTCGCAGTTCCTGGAGGTGGACCAGCTCCTGTCCCGCACCCCGCCCACCTCCGTGGGCATGGAGCGCATCCGCGAGCACCGCCTGGACGTCTCGTTCATCCACACCTTCGACCGGGGCCCCGTGGACCGGGCGCTGCGCTACCTGTTCGTGGGCGATTGA
- a CDS encoding serine/threonine-protein kinase, with protein sequence MRPLRWFLVAAPLLAQQQPTFYAAWQDGLEAEQAGRWAEAAAAFRRAILLRPEPAERVVTYGNHLLVGYFPRTHLARCLIELRDLDAAEAELKQAGAEPRAAREALVQRLNDLRPRSSPAAPVRAEPPPVPQPAPATEPPLPSVSTDAPRSVPEPGPSTPSLPASPPHEAPRAEGPGPAPERALPAPPQEPARPLPWTALGLGGAAIAATAWLWMRRRLRNRPAPFASLRHLPADLGPYRLERLLGSGGFADTYFARHRRTGGAVALKVPHPHRAQDPAFRARFHQEAQLGARLDHPNLVRILDPGRPDDPPYLAMEYLPGRTLEARLGDGPLPLAEAVDIALGVAGAMAHAHAHGVVHRDLKPGNVMLAAEGPRVMDLGIARVMDAATVTTTYAFLGTPLYAAPEAQVRTHVGPAADRYSFGVILFHMLAGAPPFEGNTPFQILERHRHAPPPDLAERRPDVPPALARLVARLLDKEPDQRPEDGEILRVLAEVSEGLVPMSDQDPGFFSPPRHQGTKNSFPH encoded by the coding sequence ATGCGTCCGCTGCGGTGGTTCCTGGTGGCCGCGCCCCTCCTCGCCCAGCAGCAGCCCACCTTCTACGCCGCCTGGCAGGACGGGCTGGAGGCCGAGCAGGCGGGACGCTGGGCGGAGGCCGCCGCCGCGTTCCGTCGCGCCATCCTCCTCCGCCCCGAGCCGGCGGAACGGGTCGTCACCTATGGGAACCACCTGCTGGTGGGCTACTTTCCCCGCACCCATCTCGCCCGCTGCCTGATCGAGCTGCGGGACCTGGACGCCGCTGAGGCTGAGCTGAAACAGGCGGGCGCCGAGCCCCGGGCGGCCCGGGAGGCGCTGGTCCAGCGCCTCAATGACCTGCGGCCCCGCAGTTCGCCGGCCGCCCCCGTCCGTGCGGAGCCCCCACCCGTTCCCCAGCCGGCCCCCGCCACAGAGCCGCCGCTGCCGTCCGTCTCCACCGACGCGCCCCGCTCCGTCCCCGAGCCCGGCCCGTCGACGCCTTCCCTCCCGGCCTCGCCTCCCCATGAGGCGCCCCGCGCGGAAGGCCCCGGGCCCGCGCCGGAACGCGCCCTTCCGGCGCCGCCCCAGGAGCCCGCCCGCCCCCTTCCCTGGACGGCGCTGGGCCTGGGCGGCGCCGCGATCGCCGCGACCGCGTGGCTCTGGATGCGCCGGCGCCTGCGGAACCGCCCAGCGCCCTTCGCCTCCCTCCGCCATCTGCCCGCGGACCTGGGGCCCTACCGCCTGGAGCGGCTGCTGGGGAGCGGCGGCTTCGCCGACACCTATTTCGCCCGCCACCGCCGGACGGGCGGAGCCGTGGCCCTGAAGGTGCCCCATCCGCACCGGGCGCAGGATCCGGCCTTCCGGGCGCGGTTCCACCAGGAGGCCCAGCTCGGCGCGCGCCTCGACCATCCCAACCTCGTCCGCATCCTCGATCCGGGGCGGCCCGACGACCCACCCTACCTGGCGATGGAATACCTCCCGGGCCGCACCCTGGAGGCGCGGCTGGGGGACGGGCCCCTTCCCCTCGCGGAAGCCGTGGACATCGCGCTCGGCGTGGCCGGCGCCATGGCCCACGCCCATGCCCACGGCGTCGTCCACCGCGACCTCAAGCCGGGCAACGTCATGCTCGCCGCCGAAGGCCCCCGCGTGATGGACCTGGGCATCGCCCGGGTGATGGACGCGGCCACGGTGACCACCACCTACGCCTTCCTGGGAACGCCGCTCTACGCCGCGCCGGAGGCCCAGGTCCGCACGCACGTGGGACCGGCCGCGGACCGCTACAGCTTCGGCGTGATCCTGTTCCACATGCTCGCCGGCGCTCCGCCCTTCGAGGGAAACACGCCATTCCAGATCCTGGAGCGCCACCGCCACGCCCCGCCGCCGGATCTCGCGGAGCGGCGCCCCGACGTTCCCCCGGCCCTGGCGCGGCTGGTGGCTCGCCTGCTCGACAAGGAGCCGGACCAGCGGCCGGAGGACGGCGAGATCCTGCGTGTCCTGGCCGAGGTTTCCGAAGGGCTCGTACCCATGAGCGATCAAGACCCAGGCTTTTTTTCACCACCACGACACCAAGGCACCAAGAACAGCTTTCCCCACTGA
- a CDS encoding anaerobic ribonucleoside-triphosphate reductase activating protein codes for MGTLAVGGFVPFTTVDFPGRHAAVVFCRGCPWRCGYCHNAHLQGPDSDLDSGPDWTAVLALLEKRRGLLEGVVFSGGEPLLQPALPEAVARVRGLGYAVGLHTGGSDPEAFRRVLPDLAWVGFDVKAPWERYDALTGAPGSGKAARRSLEHLLAEGIPFQVRTTVDPTFLQEPDLQRMRAALTELGIRDWTLQPARPIPARP; via the coding sequence ATGGGAACCCTCGCCGTCGGCGGCTTCGTGCCCTTCACCACCGTGGATTTCCCCGGGCGCCACGCCGCTGTCGTCTTCTGCCGCGGATGCCCCTGGAGGTGCGGCTATTGCCACAACGCGCACCTCCAGGGACCGGACTCCGATCTGGACTCCGGTCCTGACTGGACCGCCGTCCTCGCCCTCCTGGAAAAGCGGCGGGGGCTGCTGGAGGGCGTCGTGTTCTCCGGGGGCGAGCCGCTCCTCCAGCCCGCCCTTCCGGAAGCCGTGGCGCGGGTCCGGGGCCTCGGCTACGCGGTGGGCCTGCACACGGGCGGCAGCGATCCGGAGGCCTTCCGGCGCGTTCTTCCCGACCTCGCGTGGGTGGGCTTCGACGTCAAGGCGCCCTGGGAGCGCTACGACGCGCTGACGGGCGCCCCGGGCAGCGGCAAGGCCGCGCGGCGGAGCCTGGAGCACCTGCTCGCGGAGGGAATCCCCTTCCAGGTCCGCACCACCGTGGATCCGACCTTCCTGCAGGAGCCGGACCTCCAGCGGATGCGCGCCGCCCTGACGGAACTGGGAATCCGGGACTGGACGCTCCAGCCCGCGCGGCCGATCCCCGCGAGACCCTAG
- a CDS encoding glycosyltransferase family 39 protein, producing the protein MLRTPFHVHAMATLKVSGRRILGWRTLAWTLAAALLLSGLGLGNHELWDYHEPYVGGIVREMASSGDWIVPTLNGQPYLEKPPLFYALGALVCRATGSFDPWALRLPSALLALATVAWSSFLGWRLSSARAGGWAGFMVGTGVLFFQVGHMAVVDMALTAAVSFSLGLAFLALVEPAYRARWVPWFWASLGLAFLAKGLVGPVLVALPVAATLLIERNPELLRAFLRPNAGMAAAVLLALGWAVPLGLRGGREFLTEVFVRNTVGRFLADPNLVPRTGRLGEHVEPFLFYVQRVPGNLLPWLGIWVAALGSALPRRRRHHLSPRSYFLPLAFGLILLLLSFSAEKRMVYILPVFPISFVHAALWLDTRVPRARRRVDRTLMAVLGLTFLLVGILGVGFPWVVMDRAGLPWPAALTMAAASLVLSVLSLRLLWRRDFPGALDLAMAQWTGFLVVFLVFAVPQWDRENWAPLADPYAAALRLERAGTRVVGGRLSETQLGFASLRLRHPLPMADDAATLGRELASDRPVAALVEPQWWTAELAAAAPGTVRPTAASILRPSLRSRAPVLVLNPAALRRAEGR; encoded by the coding sequence ATGCTCCGCACTCCTTTCCACGTCCACGCCATGGCGACGCTCAAGGTGAGCGGGCGCCGCATCCTGGGCTGGCGGACGCTGGCGTGGACCCTCGCGGCGGCGCTGCTGCTGTCCGGCCTGGGGCTGGGGAACCACGAGCTGTGGGACTACCACGAGCCCTACGTCGGCGGGATCGTCCGCGAGATGGCCAGCAGCGGCGATTGGATCGTGCCCACCCTCAACGGCCAGCCGTACCTGGAGAAGCCGCCGCTGTTCTACGCCCTGGGCGCCCTGGTGTGCCGCGCGACGGGCAGCTTCGATCCCTGGGCCCTCCGCCTGCCCTCGGCCCTGCTGGCCCTGGCGACGGTGGCGTGGAGCAGCTTCCTGGGCTGGCGCCTCAGCTCCGCGCGGGCCGGCGGCTGGGCGGGGTTCATGGTGGGCACGGGCGTCCTGTTCTTCCAGGTGGGCCACATGGCCGTGGTGGACATGGCGCTCACGGCGGCGGTGAGCTTCAGCCTGGGCCTGGCCTTTCTCGCCCTGGTGGAGCCGGCCTACCGCGCCCGCTGGGTGCCCTGGTTCTGGGCCAGCCTGGGCCTGGCCTTCCTGGCGAAGGGGCTGGTGGGTCCCGTCCTGGTGGCCCTCCCCGTGGCGGCGACCCTGCTCATCGAGCGGAATCCGGAACTGCTGCGGGCCTTCCTCCGCCCCAACGCGGGCATGGCGGCGGCGGTGCTGCTGGCCCTGGGCTGGGCGGTGCCCCTGGGCCTCCGGGGCGGGCGGGAGTTCCTGACGGAAGTGTTCGTGCGGAACACCGTGGGCCGCTTCCTGGCGGACCCGAACCTGGTGCCCCGCACGGGGCGGCTGGGGGAACATGTCGAGCCCTTCCTGTTCTACGTCCAGCGCGTGCCGGGGAACCTGCTCCCCTGGCTGGGGATCTGGGTCGCGGCCCTCGGCTCGGCCCTCCCCCGCCGCCGGCGGCACCACCTCTCGCCGCGCAGCTACTTCCTGCCGCTGGCCTTCGGGCTGATCCTGCTGCTCCTCTCCTTCTCTGCGGAGAAGCGGATGGTCTACATCCTCCCCGTGTTCCCCATCTCCTTCGTCCACGCCGCCCTGTGGCTGGACACGCGCGTCCCCCGGGCCCGGCGGCGGGTGGATCGCACCCTGATGGCGGTGCTGGGGCTCACCTTCCTGCTGGTCGGGATCCTGGGCGTCGGCTTCCCCTGGGTGGTGATGGACCGGGCCGGCCTGCCGTGGCCCGCGGCGCTGACCATGGCGGCGGCCTCCCTGGTGCTGAGCGTCCTGTCGCTGCGCCTCCTGTGGCGGCGGGATTTCCCCGGCGCCCTGGACCTGGCGATGGCCCAATGGACCGGCTTCCTCGTGGTGTTCCTGGTGTTCGCCGTGCCCCAGTGGGACCGGGAGAACTGGGCGCCCCTGGCGGATCCCTATGCCGCCGCACTCCGGCTGGAGCGGGCGGGGACGCGGGTGGTGGGGGGCCGGCTGTCCGAGACCCAGCTGGGCTTCGCCAGCCTGCGGCTGCGCCATCCCCTTCCCATGGCGGACGACGCCGCGACCCTCGGCCGGGAACTGGCCTCGGACCGCCCCGTGGCGGCGCTGGTGGAACCCCAGTGGTGGACGGCCGAACTTGCGGCGGCCGCGCCGGGAACCGTGCGCCCCACCGCCGCCTCGATCCTCCGTCCCTCCCTGCGGAGTCGGGCGCCAGTGTTGGTGCTCAACCCCGCGGCGCTGCGGCGGGCGGAGGGGCGCTGA